The sequence ACGCGAAAAGACACCTTCGCGTCACAAGGAGAACACCCCATGAACAAGCCAACCAAGAACGCCCTGCTGTCCCTCACCGTCTTGACCGCCCTCGCCGCGCTGCTGGCCGGATACGCTTTCGCCCAGACTGCAAGCAGTCCCTCCAAGACGATGACCCTTGCCCAAGCTGCCCAGCCCACCAAACCTGAAATGGCCGACACCGAAACCAACGACGGCCCTGACACCCAAGAAGCCACCATCAAAGGCAGTATTGCCCTGCCCGCCGAGGCCGCTGGAGCCGAAGTGCCGGACGCTCAGGAGCAAAGCCAGTATCAAGCTCTCGCCAAGATCAGTGCCGCGCAGGCCAGCGCTGCCGCGCAGGCCAAAGTACCCGGCGCAGTCAACAGCGTGACGCTCGAAGACCAAGACGGTTTCTTGGTGTACGCAGTTAAGATTGGCAACATGGAAGTCATGGTGGACGCCGGCAACGGCCAAGTGTTAGGTCAAAGTGCCGCTGATACTGAAGACACCGGAATGGAGAGCGGCAGCGAAACCAGCGACTAACCTTCCTCGCATTCCCCCCGTAAGAGAGGCGCTCCCAGTGGGAGCGCTTTTTTCTCGTTTCCCTTCCTCTCCCCCAGCGCTATACCGTTTTTATACCTTTGTTTGTCAAGCTGTTGTCATGGCTACCTTGCTCACCCGCGCCCGCACTGCCCGCCCCGCTCAACTCCTGCGGCTGCTGATCGGCATTCTGATTCCGCTGCTGATCGTCGGCGTGGTGGCCGAGGACTTGGTGGAAAAAG is a genomic window of Deinococcus detaillensis containing:
- a CDS encoding PepSY domain-containing protein; translation: MNKPTKNALLSLTVLTALAALLAGYAFAQTASSPSKTMTLAQAAQPTKPEMADTETNDGPDTQEATIKGSIALPAEAAGAEVPDAQEQSQYQALAKISAAQASAAAQAKVPGAVNSVTLEDQDGFLVYAVKIGNMEVMVDAGNGQVLGQSAADTEDTGMESGSETSD